Proteins from a genomic interval of Syntrophobacterales bacterium:
- the pstA gene encoding phosphate ABC transporter permease PstA translates to MRIKPRITDTIMKIGLNVQTYFTVSILVVIVAVIFVKGAPYVNLEFILSSPEDMGRHGGIFSTIIGTVLLALISIVFATPLGVGTAIFLTEYTKESVLTKMIRFGVESLAGIPSILYGLFGFIFFVIKLKMGWSVLAGVLTMTIMILPTIIRTSEEAIKAVPRNLRIVSYSLSATRWETVTKVVIPSATPGILTGIMLSVGRAVGETAAVIFTMGSSLRVPTSLMDSGRTMAVHFYILAREGISMEKAYATALILILSILCINIVAYYIMNRVISKYS, encoded by the coding sequence ATGAGGATTAAGCCGCGCATAACCGATACTATTATGAAAATAGGTCTAAACGTCCAGACCTATTTCACCGTAAGTATCCTGGTGGTCATCGTCGCCGTGATTTTCGTGAAAGGCGCCCCCTATGTGAATCTCGAATTCATCCTTTCTTCCCCGGAAGACATGGGAAGACACGGCGGGATATTTTCTACCATCATCGGAACCGTCCTTCTTGCCCTTATCTCCATAGTCTTCGCCACTCCGCTCGGAGTCGGCACAGCGATATTTCTGACGGAATATACCAAGGAGTCGGTACTCACGAAGATGATCCGGTTCGGCGTTGAGTCATTAGCCGGCATCCCTTCCATTCTTTACGGTCTCTTCGGCTTTATCTTCTTCGTCATCAAGCTCAAGATGGGATGGTCGGTCCTCGCGGGAGTTCTGACCATGACCATAATGATTCTTCCCACCATCATAAGAACAAGCGAAGAGGCAATAAAAGCCGTGCCAAGGAACCTCCGAATCGTAAGCTACTCTCTGTCCGCCACCCGGTGGGAGACGGTGACAAAGGTTGTGATACCTTCGGCCACTCCGGGTATATTGACCGGTATAATGCTGAGCGTAGGAAGGGCCGTGGGCGAGACGGCAGCCGTCATCTTCACCATGGGCAGTTCGCTCCGGGTCCCCACGTCACTCATGGATTCAGGGAGGACAATGGCCGTCCACTTCTATATTTTGGCCAGGGAAGGTATCTCCATGGAGAAGGCCTATGCTACCGCGCTGATCCTTATCCTCAGCATAT
- the pstC gene encoding phosphate ABC transporter permease subunit PstC, producing the protein MTKKLFAKERFVSWVLTAFAFSSLLFLFLIFAFILVEGLPLFLKVGLNKIILGFKWAPTKGHFGIFPMIISSFLVTFGALVIGAPMGLSCAIYLSEYSGKKMKMFLKPALELLAGIPSVVYGFLGVIYIVPMVRNYLGSSGFSLLATSIILGIMILPTVISISFDALVSVPRTYREGSFAMGATKWQTIYKVVIPSAKSGILASFILGMGRAIGETMAVIMVAGNALKIPVSILDPLRTLTGNIALELAYATGDHRQSLFSTGVVLLVIIMILNYIANFGIKRKVLK; encoded by the coding sequence ATGACTAAGAAACTTTTTGCGAAAGAGCGTTTTGTCAGTTGGGTGCTAACGGCCTTTGCCTTTTCATCCCTCCTCTTTCTTTTTCTTATCTTCGCTTTCATTTTGGTCGAAGGCCTGCCGCTATTCCTGAAGGTGGGTCTGAATAAGATTATCCTAGGATTCAAATGGGCTCCCACAAAGGGTCATTTCGGCATATTCCCCATGATCATATCCTCTTTTTTAGTCACCTTCGGCGCCTTGGTGATCGGCGCGCCCATGGGACTCTCGTGCGCCATTTACCTCTCGGAATATTCGGGGAAGAAAATGAAGATGTTCCTCAAGCCAGCCTTGGAGCTCCTTGCTGGAATTCCTTCGGTGGTTTACGGTTTTTTAGGCGTGATCTACATTGTCCCTATGGTTAGAAATTACCTCGGCAGCTCCGGTTTTTCACTTCTCGCCACATCAATTATCCTCGGGATAATGATCCTCCCCACTGTGATCAGTATCTCCTTTGACGCCCTGGTGAGCGTTCCCCGGACATACAGGGAGGGTTCTTTCGCCATGGGGGCCACAAAGTGGCAGACGATCTACAAAGTCGTCATCCCTTCCGCCAAGTCCGGTATCCTCGCAAGCTTTATTCTGGGTATGGGCCGAGCCATAGGCGAGACAATGGCGGTGATCATGGTTGCCGGGAACGCCCTTAAAATCCCGGTAAGCATATTGGACCCCCTGAGGACGCTTACGGGTAACATTGCCCTGGAGCTTGCATACGCTACCGGGGACCACCGTCAAAGCCTCTTTTCCACCGGGGTCGTGCTCCTTGTTATTATCATGATTCTTAATTATATCGCTAATTTCGGGATTAAGCGGAAGGTTCTTAAATGA